The sequence TCGCTGCACCTGCTCTGCGCTGGGGGCGTGGTGGCGGCTTTGATGATGGTGGGCGGCCGCGCGCTGGTGGCGGCGAGCACGGTGGCCTGGCTGCTGTACCTTTCGCTGTTTACCGTGGGCGGCGTTTTTCTCAGCTTCCAGTGGGACATCCTTCTGCTCGAGGCTGGTGTGCTGGCTCCTTTTCTCGCCCTGGGCTGGCGCGCGGGACGCGCACCGTCGCGGGCAGCGTTGCTGCTGTACCGCTTGCTGTTGTTCAAGCTGATGTTCATGTCGGGGGTAGTCAAGCTGATGGCCGACGATCCTGCCTGGTGGAACCTGTCGGCGCTCGACTTTCACTACTGGACACAGCCCTTGCCGCCGTGGACTGCCTGGTACGCGGACAAGCTGCCCGCCGGTGTACAGCGGGTATCGACCGCGCTTATGTTCGCGATCGAGTTGCTACTGCCCTTCGCCTTGTTGGCCGGTCGTCGTGGCAGGCAGCTGGCGGCGGCGGGGTTTGCACTGCTGATGGTGGTCATCTCTTTCACCGGCAACTATGGTTTTTTCAACCTGCTGACCCTGGTCCTGTGCCTGCCGCTGCTCGATGATCACGCAATCGACCGCTTGCTGCCGGCGAGGGCGGCAGGCCTGCTGCGGGGACCGCCGGGCGATGGAGCAACAGCTGCAGCAGGCGCGGGGGCTGTAAGCGCTGCCGCGCGCCTGGCTGGCCTTGCTGCGATGCTGTTGCTGGCCGCGCTCAGTCTCGGACACATGACCGGCCGCCTGCTGGGCTACGCAGTGCTGCCCCCGGCCCTGCGCTCGACGATGACCAGCTTGTCGCCCCTGCACCTGGCCGGTGGTTACGGCCTGTTTGCCCGCATGACCAGGCAGCGAAGCGAGATAGTAGTCGAAGGCAGTCTCGACGGCCGCCAGTGGAAGGCCTACGAGTTTCGCTACAAGCCCGGCGACCCGGCGCGGCGGCCGGCTTTCGTGGCACCGCATATGCCCCGCCTGGATTGGCAGATGTGGTTTGCCGCTCTCGGTGACTACCGCCACAACCCCTGGCTGACGGCGTTTATGCGTCGCCTGCTGCAGGGTTCTCCCGCGGTCATGGGCCTGCTGGGCGACGACCCCTTTGATGGCCGGGCGCCTCGTTACCTGCGGGCACTGCGCTATGACTATCACTTCAGCCCGGGCAGTGACGACGACGCCTGGTGGCGACGCGAGCCGCGTGGTCTCTACGCGCCGGTAATGGAGCGACGTTAGCTTGCTTGAATTGTCGCGGCCGTCGTGTCCTCATGCGCGGCTGCGGGAGGGCGGCAGGTGGCAGCATCCCTGCTGACGTATCCGCCCAAAGGAGTATAAAGAATACAGATGAACATTGCCGAGACCGACGCCCTTTTGACCACCACGCGCTCCGTGCGCAAGCGGCTCGATTTTT is a genomic window of Candidatus Binatota bacterium containing:
- a CDS encoding DUF393 domain-containing protein, coding for MQPRCSAAVQKTAWETVGRVKVLRRPLLLFDGDCSFCRLWIERWRRSSGESVDYASSQQRGAEFPDVAPDVFERTVVLVDVDGCVYQGAHAVLRTLAASGHDRLLVAYQRLPGFAPAAELAYRLVAANRGLASFVTRLLLPVSPARYLLTRRCFLAGMGLVYLAAFVSLWVQVHGLLGSSGITPADELLQRAAAAVPGPLHWWRWPTLMWLWPGDISLHLLCAGGVVAALMMVGGRALVAASTVAWLLYLSLFTVGGVFLSFQWDILLLEAGVLAPFLALGWRAGRAPSRAALLLYRLLLFKLMFMSGVVKLMADDPAWWNLSALDFHYWTQPLPPWTAWYADKLPAGVQRVSTALMFAIELLLPFALLAGRRGRQLAAAGFALLMVVISFTGNYGFFNLLTLVLCLPLLDDHAIDRLLPARAAGLLRGPPGDGATAAAGAGAVSAAARLAGLAAMLLLAALSLGHMTGRLLGYAVLPPALRSTMTSLSPLHLAGGYGLFARMTRQRSEIVVEGSLDGRQWKAYEFRYKPGDPARRPAFVAPHMPRLDWQMWFAALGDYRHNPWLTAFMRRLLQGSPAVMGLLGDDPFDGRAPRYLRALRYDYHFSPGSDDDAWWRREPRGLYAPVMERR